The Raphanus sativus cultivar WK10039 unplaced genomic scaffold, ASM80110v3 Scaffold0408, whole genome shotgun sequence nucleotide sequence TCAAGTTTATTTGGTTGAATCTTCGTAAATTTCAGGGAGATGCCTATCTTACCACCGGGTGTTACAACCACTATGGTAAAGGATTTGTGCATGTCAACAGACATGTCGCCCTAGGAGGAGCCATCAGCGGGACTTCGACTATTGGGGGAGACCAATTCGATATAGCCTTCCAGATTTGGAAGGTAAGTTATTATTATTCCTTTTTTGACATGAAGGTTACTATTACTTATCTATATACATAAAGTCATTTTAAGATTAACTATTGACCAAAAAAGGATATGGGTTGCTCCCACGTAATCTTTTCTTTAACGAGGTTAAATTTTTCACATTCGTCCAACTTTATAATTGGGCCCTTTGATACTCTGGGCTATCTCTCACCACCACAATAACGAAACCTCCCTCCTCTGAAACGCCTCTCCTCCATGTCCATTTAATTCTCATTTCCCCCCTTCTCCTTTCAACTCCTTCATATAGGATCTGAGGACCATCACTTGGCTCTACTTCACAGCCTACAACAAATGGTCGGTCTTACCTAGGGATGTTGTATAGGCTGTCCAGCCCAACCCAACTTTATTTAGCTTAAGCTCAACCCTAAGTGAACCCTAACCCTTTTAGAACCCATTAGACTATGTAAAATAGGGCTGAACCCTTCTTAACCCTTTaaaccatttattttttttactatttaaacACCATTGTATTAGTAatacatatcaaataaaatagtttCTGATTAAAATAGCAAAAAGTTTGGAATCATTATTGAATGTCACAAAACATGCTTGAATGTTTGAAACAAACCACAACATCATAAAAAAAATGATCTATTTTGATAAATGTTTCTTCTGCTCTTGCGCTATCTCAACTTTGCTTTCTTTTTTCAATTCCACTACTTCTGTGTGCTGTccacaaacaaacaagaaagtAAACAAAGATCAACCTCGTGAAATTGTGCTGACTACACATTGAACTAAGGAAATGCATAAAGCATGATCACGCATCATCTCGTGAAGAGTGACACAATGCACAACCTCTTTCCTCGTCTGCAACTCAACTTTGTACACATGAACTAACAACGCTTGCTCTCATGAACTAAGAACACAAAACAGCCTTGTACACATCTGCTCTAACATCTCATGAACTAAACCATGCCCTCATGATAAATCCAATTATGACACTAAAGTGTTAAggtagatgggcttcacacttaaaaccaattggtgataagtggattgacccatctatcttatatactaGTGAATATTAGTTCCAACTtccgatgtgggacactttgtgtctaatacgccccctcgagatgatggctctttaagcgtcaatctcggaatttATGGGCAAAGATCGATGGGCCAGCTTTGGGCAcggatcgatgtggatcgggttgaATTTTGTGGATcgtgggctctgataccatgttaagataaatgggcttcacacttaaaaccaattggttttaagtggattgacccatctatcttatatactaGTGAATATTAGTTCCAACTtccgatgtgggacactttgtgtctaatataAAGAACAGGACAAATTGAGTTTAttacaaaatcaaaacaaatgagctatctgagaataataaaaaagaatatttgcCACAATCACAAAGTCAGATTCCAGAGTCAAACTGAAACAGAGAACCACATGAGATAACGAATAACAAACAGATAATCTGATTTGATCGGAGATGAAGCTAAGAGACGGGTTAAAACCTCCTCTTACCCTGAAACGAAACCAAGTGACAAGGGTTTTCTCATCAGGAACATGAATCAAAACCAACATCGAGAAAAGGCTTACACGATGTATATACCAGTGGCTCAAATCAAGCTATAAGATTATCAAAGCTATGAATTTCAAACACAAACaagtaatttttcaaaaacacaGAACATAACTTTCCTCTAGTTCGAAATCTTAACTAAACCCAGATTGATTGTAAGGCCTAACCTCCAGATACGGCGAGAGAGAGGAGGAAAGAGGGAGACTGGcggagagagaagaagagtcGTTTGAACATAAaacattgattttatatttttataaatctaactAGGGCCTAACCCGATTTAAACCCATCCTTATATTAGTCCAACTCTAAATTGATCCGAAATGCTTTAGAATAATTACTTAGtgttctaaatttttatatatgggCTGGGCCAACCCAAAATACATCAGCCCTATACAACATCTCTAATTCACACGACTATAAACAAACTTCTATGGAAAGAGGTGATCCTTAAAGCTTCCTTGGAAGCTCTCGTTCTTTGCATGAAGCCCCAATTGTTGACACCTTAGCTAACGCAACTCTCTTCGAGCTTTTAAACTCGCCTACCTAGTATTCgtttgtttatcattttagtAAAGGTTCGGTTCGttcaaaaaacaatttcaatttGGTTTCCATCTGTTATTATTGGTATTATTGACTATCGAGAACGAGTCGATCATATTGATAACTGACCGGTATGGATTCAAAATTTAACCCCCCCCCCCTCAATAGTTGATATTCCATTTAATACTCCTAGGcatctataataaaaatactttgAAGTTTGATTATGATTGTTACAGCTTGGATATTTAATTgcatttgatttggtttaatgtttgctaacaataaacaaaattttcagGATCCCCTTTCAGGCCATTGGTGGTTGGGTATGGGCCTGAATGTAGTCCCGATCGGTTACTGGCCCGTCGAGCTATTCACTACTCTCTCTGGTCATGCCTCCGAAGTACAGTGGGGTGGGGAGGTTCTGTACCTGAACAGCTCTGGAATGAGCAATACCACCCAGATGGGTTCCGGGAAATTTCCAGGAAAAGGATTCAGGAAAGCAGCATATTTCTGCAACCTGCAGATTGCTGAGAAGAACCGTTCCTTTCTGCCGCTTCGAGACTTTCAGATAGGAGCTACTCAGCCTGACTCCTACGGCGTTAAGAAGACGCATAGTACCGGCTGTGGAGAGCATTTCTACTATGGAGGGCTAGGGCCACTACGATCGTCGTCTTTTCGTAGCGATCCTTTAGCTCTTGtggttttattttttgctatttcttttgttgtttaGTTATCATTCTGTAGCCACTTCATATAATATATGTGCTACCTACTTTAATCGTTTGTGTGTGTATTGTAAAAGATTCAGTtgagaaaatttatattttcagttttttgaTATATGCATTATAATAAAGTAGTAATTTGCAGTCGATATTAATCATAGTAGCctagaaaattataaatgaaGCCCTTAAATCAGTGCACAAAATAAAACGAAACGAAgctcttaaatattttattagattagGTAGATGATGCCTACAAGGTACCACAACAACATCTTAAGGGAGTATTAGGAGTAGGAACTATACAAGTTCCGGTTTGAAACCCTTTAGTAGTACAATCAAAAAAGCACATATGAGGTAAGTAGCTGTCCGAGCATAAAGTCTTAGCGCAGTAAGTATACTTGATTTTATTCTCGTGCTCCGCACCTACACAAACCCACACAAAACATATACGATATTTGTTAATTCTTCAATTATTGTCTTTAAACCATCATGTCGAACTAAGCAGAATAACTACAGTAAAATTTCAACGAACCTGAAACCAAAATGTTGGTGTTAAACACTGAAGCTGCTAATATCACAACAAGAGAAAATATCACCAAATTTTGTGTGTTCGCCATATTTTTTCTtctgtataaaatatatagcaagAGAAATATCCTTGACTTTTCACGTCTTGTAGAGAACCTCTATTTATATAGCTTTTAGTCTTGGGAATCAcaaaattcatttttgttttattttattttaattgattttccATATTGATACATGTAAAtcaagaatatttatttatatatttgaccaattaagttattttgtaaatttgtcAAAGAAAACTTATTGTTCAAATCTTAATCTAATCAGATGAGATGCAGTGACCTGAAAATCATATGAGCTGTCAAGGAATAtcattattaccatattctgtACATGTCAACTATATGGTTAATGAAAACCAACacgttgacaaaaaataatataacttttAGTCTTGGGAAATCACaaatttccatttttattttattttattttaattggttTTCCATATTGATACATACAAAtcaagaatatttatttatatatttgaccaattaagttattttgtaaatttggtcaaagaaaatatattgttcA carries:
- the LOC108843339 gene encoding uncharacterized protein LOC108843339, with the protein product MRNETKKSGGDAYLTTGCYNHYGKGFVHVNRHVALGGAISGTSTIGGDQFDIAFQIWKDPLSGHWWLGMGLNVVPIGYWPVELFTTLSGHASEVQWGGEVLYLNSSGMSNTTQMGSGKFPGKGFRKAAYFCNLQIAEKNRSFLPLRDFQIGATQPDSYGVKKTHSTGCGEHFYYGGLGPLRSSSFRSDPLALVVLFFAISFVV